One genomic window of Treponema sp. J25 includes the following:
- a CDS encoding tetratricopeptide repeat protein, whose product MRQRWIYGLILGVAVGLSLPAQEKLDALKEYRQGNYEQAIAICKKELQENPNNADSYVVLCWSLLKLNRYNEAEPYAQKGLSLYRYDPRLIEIMGEIRYYQGNNQEALRYFQQYINLAPEGGRVDVVYYFMGELYIRLGRYRHADIALSTAVRYVQGNAFWWNRLGFARENAGELQGALAAYERALSLNSQLTDAQRGRERVLQSLQNRNIPR is encoded by the coding sequence ATGCGACAGAGGTGGATCTATGGCCTCATCCTCGGCGTAGCGGTGGGGCTTTCTCTCCCCGCACAGGAAAAATTGGACGCGCTGAAAGAGTACCGTCAGGGGAATTACGAGCAGGCAATCGCTATCTGCAAAAAGGAACTGCAAGAAAACCCTAATAATGCCGATTCCTATGTGGTTCTGTGCTGGAGCCTTCTCAAACTTAACCGTTACAACGAAGCAGAACCCTATGCCCAGAAGGGGCTTTCCCTGTATCGGTACGATCCCCGGCTCATCGAGATTATGGGAGAAATTCGGTATTACCAGGGTAATAACCAGGAAGCCCTCCGCTATTTTCAGCAGTATATCAACCTGGCCCCAGAAGGGGGACGGGTGGATGTGGTCTACTATTTCATGGGGGAACTGTACATTCGACTTGGTCGGTACCGGCATGCCGATATTGCCCTTTCTACAGCGGTCCGTTATGTGCAAGGAAATGCCTTTTGGTGGAACCGGCTTGGGTTTGCCCGGGAAAATGCGGGAGAACTACAGGGGGCCCTTGCGGCCTATGAACGGGCCCTTTCTTTAAACTCCCAGTTAACCGATGCTCAGCGGGGGCGAGAACGGGTGCTCCAATCCCTGCAGAATAGGAATATTCCCCGTTAG
- a CDS encoding O-acetyl-ADP-ribose deacetylase, which yields MAKETKLRLIKGDITTLSVDAIVNAANSGLMGGGGVDGAIHRAAGPTLLEECRAIVQRDGPCPPGKAVITRAGRLPCRYVIHTVGPIWRGGNQEEDALLASCYRESLVLAERHGCRSVAFPNISTGVYGFPKERAAPIALKAVQEGLSLCSTVEEVFFVCFDEENYRIYQTLMQ from the coding sequence ATGGCAAAAGAAACAAAGCTTCGTCTCATTAAAGGGGATATTACCACCCTTTCCGTTGATGCTATTGTGAATGCGGCTAATTCGGGTCTCATGGGAGGTGGCGGGGTAGATGGGGCTATCCATCGAGCGGCGGGGCCTACCCTATTAGAAGAGTGCAGAGCCATTGTGCAACGGGATGGCCCCTGTCCCCCGGGAAAGGCGGTCATTACCAGGGCGGGGAGGCTCCCCTGTCGCTATGTGATTCATACGGTGGGGCCCATCTGGCGGGGAGGAAACCAGGAAGAGGATGCCCTCCTTGCTTCTTGTTATCGGGAGTCCCTGGTATTGGCCGAGCGCCATGGGTGCCGTTCGGTGGCCTTCCCCAACATTAGCACCGGTGTGTATGGCTTCCCCAAAGAACGGGCGGCCCCTATTGCTCTCAAGGCGGTGCAGGAAGGTCTCTCCCTTTGTTCTACGGTGGAGGAAGTATTTTTTGTGTGCTTCGATGAAGAAAATTATCGGATCTATCAAACATTGATGCAATAA
- a CDS encoding pentapeptide repeat-containing protein, whose product MFSLIPCVAGCGQAALSGAKTCALHSMNQELETLRFLQIFQQQRTIKDLNLAGLTFEAVDFSQKRFFGCNFSHARFIRCIFSGVFVRMSFFDFVECLECDFSHSDMQFVSFGGSHIQDCTFEGSELVHVNFGGSRITDCTFNNSNLYNSRFVNANLRSVDFIDCNIKKTFFVRAMQEGVSFRSSNTAEAVFELGEGL is encoded by the coding sequence ATGTTTTCACTTATTCCCTGTGTGGCAGGCTGTGGCCAGGCGGCCCTTTCAGGAGCAAAGACCTGTGCGCTCCATTCGATGAATCAAGAACTGGAAACCCTCCGATTTCTTCAAATTTTTCAGCAACAAAGGACTATTAAAGACTTAAATTTAGCGGGGCTTACCTTTGAAGCGGTGGATTTTTCCCAGAAACGTTTTTTTGGATGTAATTTTTCTCATGCCCGCTTTATTCGCTGTATCTTCTCCGGCGTGTTCGTTCGGATGAGTTTTTTTGATTTTGTTGAATGTCTCGAATGTGACTTTTCCCATTCGGATATGCAGTTTGTATCCTTTGGAGGAAGCCATATTCAGGATTGCACCTTCGAGGGTTCTGAACTTGTCCACGTAAACTTCGGAGGTTCCCGGATTACCGATTGTACCTTTAATAATTCGAACCTATATAACAGCCGCTTTGTTAACGCAAACCTTCGCTCGGTAGACTTCATCGATTGTAATATAAAAAAGACCTTCTTCGTTCGGGCCATGCAAGAGGGAGTCTCGTTCCGATCCTCCAATACGGCAGAAGCGGTGTTCGAACTGGGAGAAGGCCTATGA
- a CDS encoding prephenate dehydrogenase/arogenate dehydrogenase family protein translates to MTVGIIGLGRFGSFWAGLLARRFSVVAYDRDPDIRAPEGVRRGTLAEVCSCPAVFLCVTIRAVPEVCSMIAPYLGEHTMVADTCSVKLKPSQWMQEILPPRTPLLATHPMFGPESAREGLEGLAIMMDPIRLSESEAQKWEDIFASFGLSVVRMSCDEHDRQAAYSQALTHFIGRSLYRVGLPETPIATRWYRKLHGVVKQCVRDSHELFEDMQTLNPYASQMRRDVVQSIIKTLEDLGDASLSGETFSLDPRGTEDPQNA, encoded by the coding sequence ATGACCGTTGGTATTATTGGGCTCGGACGTTTTGGTTCCTTTTGGGCGGGTCTATTAGCGCGACGTTTCTCGGTGGTAGCCTACGATCGGGATCCAGACATCAGGGCTCCGGAAGGAGTCCGGCGGGGTACCCTCGCGGAAGTCTGTTCCTGTCCCGCGGTCTTTTTGTGTGTGACCATCCGGGCGGTTCCCGAGGTATGCAGCATGATTGCGCCCTATCTTGGGGAGCATACAATGGTGGCCGATACCTGTTCAGTTAAACTGAAACCTTCCCAGTGGATGCAGGAAATTCTGCCGCCCCGTACCCCGTTATTGGCAACCCATCCCATGTTTGGTCCCGAATCGGCCCGGGAAGGGCTCGAAGGGCTGGCGATCATGATGGATCCCATTAGGCTTTCTGAGTCGGAGGCCCAAAAATGGGAAGATATTTTTGCTTCCTTTGGGCTTTCGGTGGTTCGCATGTCCTGTGATGAGCACGATCGACAGGCCGCCTATTCTCAGGCATTAACCCATTTTATTGGGCGTTCTCTGTACCGGGTGGGCTTACCCGAAACCCCCATTGCAACCCGCTGGTATCGGAAACTCCACGGGGTGGTAAAGCAGTGTGTGCGGGATTCCCATGAGCTCTTTGAAGACATGCAAACCCTTAATCCCTATGCTTCTCAAATGCGGCGGGATGTGGTACAAAGTATCATAAAAACCCTGGAAGACCTGGGAGATGCCTCTTTGAGCGGAGAAACTTTTTCTTTGGATCCCAGAGGAACCGAGGATCCGCAAAACGCTTGA
- the murI gene encoding glutamate racemase — MNQHKPVIFIDSGVGGLPYYESFKKSMPTYPVIYVADRANFPYGPKEKELLSSLLAKLVEQLVTRYDPALVVLACNTASVTSLGYLRSSFPGLTFVGTVPAVKPAVLATQKNRVLVLATERTVQDPYIYDLARQFNAQCAVIGQGAPELVQFVEREYVHASKTMREEMVRPYLVQSLEAGCDGLVLGCTHFLFLLEEFQALAPPELAIYHSLDGVAQRVVTLLKGMGLPEKRSVSGEGTGNSMVSEVLSAGEAQPHRSFPFSVPPDRLVVTGSQDLDAGWSSLMRLYNFRREPWR; from the coding sequence ATGAATCAGCATAAACCGGTAATTTTTATTGATTCGGGTGTGGGAGGCTTACCCTATTATGAAAGTTTTAAAAAAAGTATGCCCACCTACCCTGTGATATATGTGGCGGATCGAGCAAATTTTCCCTATGGGCCAAAAGAGAAGGAGCTTCTTTCATCTCTTCTCGCAAAGCTGGTGGAACAACTGGTAACTCGCTATGATCCAGCCCTGGTGGTCCTGGCCTGCAATACCGCCTCGGTAACAAGCCTTGGATATCTTCGCAGTTCTTTCCCTGGCCTTACCTTTGTGGGAACCGTGCCGGCGGTTAAACCTGCCGTGCTGGCAACTCAGAAAAACCGCGTCCTGGTGCTGGCCACTGAGCGGACCGTGCAGGATCCGTATATTTACGATCTGGCAAGACAGTTTAATGCTCAGTGTGCTGTTATAGGGCAGGGAGCTCCTGAACTGGTGCAGTTTGTGGAACGGGAGTATGTGCATGCTTCAAAAACGATGCGGGAAGAAATGGTCCGTCCCTACCTCGTCCAGAGCCTTGAGGCGGGGTGCGACGGGCTGGTATTGGGATGCACCCATTTTCTATTTTTGCTCGAAGAATTTCAGGCCCTTGCTCCTCCGGAGCTTGCCATTTACCATTCCCTGGATGGGGTGGCCCAGCGGGTGGTTACCCTTCTTAAGGGGATGGGGTTACCTGAGAAGCGGTCGGTTTCTGGAGAAGGTACGGGAAACTCCATGGTTTCAGAGGTCCTTTCTGCAGGGGAAGCGCAACCCCACCGTTCGTTTCCCTTTTCTGTTCCCCCTGATAGACTTGTGGTTACGGGGAGTCAGGACTTAGATGCTGGCTGGTCCTCTTTGATGCGGTTGTACAACTTTAGGAGAGAGCCGTGGCGTTAA
- a CDS encoding MBL fold metallo-hydrolase, with protein sequence MKVYFHFCLPSFTNCYILGTEEGDASPGALIIDPGCIAEDIINFLEDHSYPLLATLLTHDHSGHCQGLRTLRRIYEFPVYAVNHEIGEIATQVIHDGDILSIGPFKVEVISIPGHSSDSVVYKIGHFLFTGDVLSAGLTGSTLSSYGQTIQINALQSKILSLPGDYQIFPGHGPPTTLATERQYNIGFDRRNHSPLGRSPWLREFL encoded by the coding sequence ATGAAAGTATACTTTCATTTTTGTCTTCCCTCCTTTACGAATTGCTACATTTTAGGAACAGAAGAAGGGGACGCTTCTCCCGGGGCTCTTATTATCGATCCAGGTTGTATCGCGGAGGATATTATCAATTTCCTGGAAGACCACTCGTACCCTCTCCTTGCCACACTCCTTACCCATGACCACAGCGGGCACTGTCAGGGGTTACGTACCCTCCGAAGGATATATGAGTTTCCAGTCTATGCGGTAAATCATGAAATAGGAGAGATTGCCACCCAGGTTATTCATGATGGGGATATCCTTTCCATAGGGCCCTTTAAGGTAGAAGTTATTTCCATCCCCGGTCATTCTTCAGATTCGGTGGTGTACAAGATTGGCCATTTTCTTTTTACCGGGGATGTTCTTTCGGCGGGTCTTACGGGAAGCACCTTAAGTTCCTATGGGCAAACCATTCAGATTAATGCTCTTCAGAGTAAAATCCTTTCTCTTCCAGGGGATTATCAGATTTTTCCCGGCCATGGGCCACCAACGACCCTTGCAACAGAACGACAGTACAACATAGGGTTTGACCGTAGAAATCATTCCCCGTTGGGCCGCTCCCCATGGCTACGGGAATTTTTGTAA
- a CDS encoding DUF4037 domain-containing protein — MKRKTKLLCDHLVKALSSWPTVECICLNEAAQPDVLDPYFALILDVYYRDQVPPPAERQGLYGSQVAAFETSAQQNKDRFILNSLPVRIEFKNKNKIEELVDIATAHPENLWLIKDSGTYGFYRLTHGEVLFERTPWIESLRSRLTSLSEPFWREMRESYQSKMEHFLSDLGAALLQNDDFYYLISAAGFIRSACAVLFCINHRFEPSHKYYYEEVVKLPVLPAEFAGRFESFLRNEPSITPERRYSVAQLIARSIIALP, encoded by the coding sequence ATGAAACGTAAGACCAAGCTCCTCTGTGATCATCTTGTTAAGGCCCTTTCGAGCTGGCCTACGGTGGAGTGTATTTGTTTAAATGAGGCTGCTCAGCCGGATGTCTTGGATCCCTATTTTGCTCTTATCCTTGATGTGTATTACCGGGATCAGGTTCCTCCGCCAGCGGAGCGCCAGGGTTTGTATGGGTCCCAGGTAGCGGCCTTTGAAACCTCTGCTCAGCAAAATAAGGATCGGTTTATTCTGAATTCGTTACCCGTACGGATTGAATTCAAAAATAAAAATAAAATAGAAGAATTGGTGGATATTGCTACCGCTCATCCGGAGAACCTTTGGCTTATCAAAGACAGCGGTACCTATGGGTTTTACCGGCTTACCCATGGGGAGGTATTATTCGAGCGAACCCCCTGGATAGAAAGTCTTCGGAGCCGCCTTACCAGTTTGAGTGAACCCTTCTGGCGAGAAATGCGGGAAAGCTATCAATCCAAAATGGAACATTTTTTAAGCGATTTAGGGGCAGCTCTCTTACAAAATGATGACTTTTATTATCTTATTTCTGCCGCTGGCTTTATTCGGAGCGCCTGTGCGGTTCTCTTCTGTATAAATCATCGATTTGAACCCTCCCATAAATATTATTACGAAGAAGTGGTAAAGCTCCCGGTGCTCCCGGCGGAATTTGCAGGCCGATTCGAAAGTTTTTTACGGAATGAGCCATCCATTACGCCGGAACGGCGTTATTCCGTGGCCCAACTCATTGCCCGTTCTATTATAGCGTTACCATAA
- a CDS encoding DUF167 domain-containing protein: MKSFYEIQGEYILIHCKINAGASHTQIMKHEQGRLYIRVAAAPEDGKANRELLSFLAKTFHCPKRNISLIQGERSPLKTLALPLSCLEICREIEKNTAPTPPPAHAADT; this comes from the coding sequence ATGAAGAGCTTTTACGAAATACAAGGGGAGTACATTCTTATTCACTGCAAAATAAACGCCGGAGCCTCCCATACGCAGATAATGAAACACGAACAGGGACGCCTGTATATTCGAGTGGCTGCGGCCCCCGAGGACGGCAAGGCTAATCGGGAGTTGCTCTCATTCCTTGCAAAAACCTTTCATTGCCCTAAAAGGAACATCTCTCTTATTCAGGGAGAGCGGAGCCCCCTTAAAACACTAGCCCTTCCCCTCTCATGCTTAGAAATCTGCAGGGAAATAGAAAAAAACACCGCCCCTACCCCGCCACCTGCCCATGCTGCCGACACCTGA
- the mtaB gene encoding tRNA (N(6)-L-threonylcarbamoyladenosine(37)-C(2))-methylthiotransferase MtaB encodes MWTVSFETLGCKLNQVETEAIAEAFQDAGFTLVPWGNGADIQVLNTCTVTSKAEQKARRLIRKALRDYPQAVLLITGCYAQMEAAAIEQLQREDPLFAGRLFVIPGISKDRLLSLPAYLADAGGSSEDLRHHLSVWFAQEKADEASDPFAFHVRDFSFHSRPFLKIQEGCNNVCSFCRVRLARGRSQSLPVSRVLEEIQELERRGFGEVVLTGVNLNQYHDEKYDLRGLLEYLLIHTHRIALRLSSTEPEGVSEAFAEVLQEPRIRPHFHLSVQSGSDAILAAMRRRYNRASVIQAVERLRRVKEDPFLACDIITGFPGESAEDFAATVDLLQSLEFAYVHAFPFSPRPGTEAARLPHRVPEREARQRTDALVRYSRRAKQAYLARWLGRTVKAVYEGKGSSRGGIHRALTENYLSLLLEDSPSVSHLYPGQAFYCRIEGQALPGTVPEQEVPPRSFFLLEQQADTEGPPSLSLSTEEEASFSVEDSVDGRGICVILE; translated from the coding sequence ATGTGGACCGTTTCTTTTGAGACCCTGGGGTGTAAACTCAATCAGGTAGAAACAGAGGCTATCGCCGAAGCGTTTCAGGATGCCGGTTTTACCCTCGTTCCCTGGGGAAATGGTGCGGATATCCAGGTGCTGAATACCTGTACGGTAACCAGTAAGGCAGAACAAAAGGCGCGCCGCCTTATACGAAAGGCCCTGCGGGATTATCCTCAGGCGGTGCTCCTTATTACCGGTTGTTATGCCCAGATGGAGGCCGCCGCCATCGAACAATTACAACGGGAGGATCCCCTCTTTGCGGGGCGTCTCTTTGTTATCCCTGGAATAAGTAAGGATCGACTTCTTTCGTTGCCCGCCTATCTTGCCGATGCGGGCGGTTCCTCGGAGGATCTCCGGCATCACCTTTCTGTCTGGTTTGCTCAAGAAAAGGCTGACGAGGCTTCGGATCCCTTTGCCTTTCACGTCCGGGATTTTTCTTTTCATAGCCGCCCTTTTTTAAAGATCCAAGAGGGCTGTAATAATGTCTGTTCTTTTTGTCGGGTGCGTCTGGCCCGGGGAAGAAGTCAGAGTTTACCGGTCAGCCGGGTTCTGGAGGAAATTCAAGAGCTAGAACGGCGGGGCTTTGGCGAGGTGGTCCTGACGGGGGTTAACCTGAATCAGTACCACGACGAAAAGTATGATCTCCGGGGGCTCTTAGAATATCTTCTTATCCATACCCATCGTATTGCCCTTCGCTTATCCAGTACGGAGCCAGAGGGAGTTTCCGAAGCCTTTGCAGAGGTTTTGCAAGAGCCCCGGATACGGCCCCATTTTCATCTTTCTGTCCAGTCCGGCAGTGATGCTATTCTTGCGGCCATGCGGCGACGGTATAACCGGGCCTCTGTTATTCAGGCGGTAGAGCGACTCCGTCGGGTAAAGGAGGATCCCTTCCTGGCCTGCGATATTATTACGGGGTTCCCCGGTGAATCGGCGGAAGATTTTGCCGCTACGGTTGATCTCCTGCAATCCCTAGAGTTTGCCTATGTCCATGCCTTTCCGTTTTCCCCCCGGCCGGGGACGGAGGCGGCCCGATTACCTCATCGGGTTCCCGAAAGGGAGGCCCGTCAACGAACGGATGCACTGGTACGCTATAGTCGTAGGGCAAAGCAGGCCTACCTTGCTCGGTGGCTTGGTCGCACCGTAAAGGCCGTATATGAGGGAAAGGGCTCTTCCCGTGGGGGGATCCACCGGGCCCTTACGGAAAACTATCTCAGCTTGCTCCTTGAAGATAGCCCTTCCGTTTCTCACCTATATCCTGGGCAGGCCTTTTACTGTCGAATCGAAGGGCAAGCCCTCCCCGGCACGGTTCCGGAACAAGAGGTACCGCCCCGTTCCTTTTTTCTCCTGGAACAACAAGCCGATACAGAAGGGCCCCCTTCCTTGTCCCTGTCTACCGAGGAAGAAGCTTCCTTTTCTGTGGAGGACAGCGTGGACGGCCGGGGAATTTGTGTTATACTTGAATAG
- a CDS encoding HD domain-containing phosphohydrolase, with protein sequence MVGEESIAKVNTQEEDRFSKITTRDIEKLNTRLQIDLLDNYTTTTSLIQGAIQLIKKKITDYEVQIFVHRSESREYREILSEGIAAIPEDSLFVACLFMHNNFALLDDFYTEYGNNDPLIYQVLKEHYRVHFLYPVIHGCELVAIIFFCHHEEAPGDGPLPPPETLEYIRAIGDRLRVNLYSILMAEKKQQELLQLATYPGRIKNHPTITDIVQQIFNDIRVHIPFDNGIYYGFLEYRDVLTPISFYNLDTVPQYIERGKAVSGFVLAKKKALLIPDRRYNAYFTTVEEEPFLYESCISIPVMTETAFFGVLTLSRRIRSGNEQYSQEHLNALQIVVNFLSLEIDNRKIRDELEKSYFSTICALTNALEAKDAYTHGHSERVMKYAVMTAQELQLMPETVRKIRYAAMMHDIGKIGIKDELIAKTNELTEDESVELREHTDIGFRILEGATIFDDIRDLIKYHHEKMDGSGYYFLKKGEYPWEVMVIRIADIFDSLTTDRPHHPKMEIGRALDFMQHYIGRCFDQRVYDAFCRAIKNA encoded by the coding sequence ATGGTTGGGGAAGAATCGATTGCGAAGGTGAATACCCAGGAAGAGGATCGGTTTTCTAAGATTACCACCCGGGATATCGAAAAGTTGAATACCCGCTTACAGATAGATCTCCTGGATAACTACACGACGACTACCAGTTTGATTCAAGGGGCAATTCAGCTTATTAAGAAAAAAATAACCGACTATGAGGTTCAGATTTTTGTTCATCGCAGCGAATCCCGGGAGTACCGGGAAATCCTTTCGGAGGGGATTGCAGCAATTCCAGAGGATTCTCTGTTTGTGGCGTGTCTTTTTATGCACAACAACTTTGCCCTCCTGGATGATTTTTACACCGAATATGGAAATAATGATCCCCTGATCTATCAGGTTCTTAAAGAACACTACAGGGTACATTTTTTATACCCCGTGATTCATGGCTGTGAACTGGTGGCCATTATTTTTTTCTGTCACCACGAAGAGGCGCCGGGGGATGGTCCCCTCCCTCCCCCGGAGACCCTTGAGTACATTCGGGCCATCGGGGATCGATTGCGGGTGAATCTCTATTCTATCTTGATGGCCGAAAAAAAGCAGCAGGAACTTTTACAACTGGCCACCTATCCGGGGAGGATTAAGAATCATCCAACCATTACGGATATTGTCCAGCAAATTTTTAATGATATCCGGGTCCATATTCCCTTTGACAATGGTATTTACTATGGTTTTCTGGAATATCGGGATGTTCTGACTCCTATTTCGTTTTATAATCTTGATACGGTCCCCCAGTATATTGAACGGGGAAAGGCCGTATCCGGTTTTGTGTTGGCGAAAAAGAAGGCCCTCCTTATTCCGGATCGCCGGTATAATGCCTATTTTACTACGGTGGAAGAGGAACCCTTCCTGTACGAAAGTTGTATCTCTATTCCGGTGATGACCGAAACGGCCTTCTTTGGGGTGCTTACCCTTTCTCGGCGGATCCGTTCTGGCAATGAGCAATATAGCCAGGAACACCTGAATGCCCTTCAGATCGTGGTGAATTTTCTTTCCCTCGAAATAGACAACCGTAAGATTCGGGATGAGCTAGAGAAAAGTTACTTTTCTACTATTTGCGCCCTTACCAACGCCCTGGAAGCCAAGGACGCCTATACCCATGGACATTCCGAACGGGTCATGAAATATGCGGTGATGACCGCGCAGGAACTCCAACTGATGCCCGAAACGGTACGAAAAATTCGCTATGCCGCGATGATGCACGATATTGGGAAAATCGGTATTAAGGATGAGCTTATTGCTAAAACCAATGAGCTTACAGAGGATGAGTCGGTAGAACTCCGGGAACACACGGATATCGGGTTTCGGATTCTTGAGGGGGCCACGATTTTTGATGATATCCGGGATCTGATTAAATATCACCACGAAAAGATGGATGGTTCGGGCTACTATTTCCTTAAGAAAGGAGAATACCCCTGGGAAGTGATGGTGATTCGTATCGCGGATATTTTCGATTCCCTTACCACGGATCGGCCCCATCATCCTAAGATGGAGATAGGCCGAGCCCTGGATTTTATGCAGCACTATATTGGGCGCTGTTTTGACCAGCGGGTCTACGATGCCTTTTGCCGGGCTATTAAGAATGCATAG
- a CDS encoding histidine kinase dimerization/phosphoacceptor domain -containing protein: protein MTIFLFTFLKKKGWVNLVRIGLTFFLLGGAPSFLSGQQLLFDYLKDHVAIMLLIDPDTGAIENANEAAVRFYGYPREKLLTMKIDEINVLNPEEIAQERKKAVQEERNYFVFPHRLASGEIRTVEVYSSPVYSPAKQKMLLLSIVHDATGKMLAREDSVLYQQRLNALVRQKTEEILLVRSRNQRLFILLVVVAVLVFVFLVLFLVKEQRERERHLLYRELQHRLKNSFTTLSSFVSLQIAEAEHPLVETALQELQSRIETVGSLYDLLYQHQGGQTIELFSYLRQVCDALNKAYHLSSRTIHFMGPKESLWGTPKAVSTIGLIMNELIINGLKHGDPNSSIEVSLATEKGTMLLSVTNKKAKVEGREEKRESIGFGRYLLQQMVDQLKGNFSVIEKQETTSAVVQIPLEGVRYGKRNKASSH from the coding sequence ATGACTATTTTTTTGTTTACCTTCCTCAAAAAGAAGGGATGGGTAAACCTTGTGAGGATTGGTTTGACCTTCTTTTTACTAGGGGGGGCTCCCTCTTTTCTTTCTGGACAGCAGCTTCTTTTTGATTATCTAAAAGATCATGTGGCCATCATGCTCCTTATCGACCCTGATACGGGGGCCATAGAAAATGCCAATGAAGCGGCGGTGCGTTTTTATGGCTATCCCCGGGAAAAACTGCTTACCATGAAGATAGATGAGATCAATGTGCTAAATCCGGAAGAAATTGCCCAGGAGCGAAAAAAGGCCGTTCAGGAAGAACGGAATTACTTTGTGTTTCCCCATCGGCTTGCCTCTGGAGAAATTCGAACCGTCGAAGTGTATTCCTCTCCGGTCTATTCCCCGGCGAAGCAGAAGATGTTGCTCCTTTCTATTGTGCATGATGCAACGGGAAAGATGCTGGCCCGGGAAGACTCTGTACTGTATCAGCAACGGTTAAATGCCTTGGTTCGTCAAAAAACGGAAGAGATCCTTCTGGTCCGTTCTCGGAATCAGCGATTGTTCATTCTTCTGGTGGTTGTGGCGGTCCTGGTCTTTGTGTTTCTGGTTTTGTTCCTTGTAAAAGAACAGCGCGAGCGGGAACGGCACCTTTTGTACCGAGAATTGCAACATCGCCTTAAAAACTCCTTTACTACCTTATCCAGCTTTGTGTCCCTTCAAATAGCTGAAGCAGAACATCCCCTGGTGGAAACGGCACTTCAGGAACTACAATCCCGGATCGAAACGGTGGGAAGTCTGTATGATCTGTTATATCAGCATCAAGGGGGACAAACGATTGAGTTGTTTTCCTATCTCCGTCAGGTGTGTGATGCCCTTAATAAGGCATATCATCTTTCTTCCCGAACTATCCATTTCATGGGGCCAAAGGAATCCCTCTGGGGAACCCCAAAGGCCGTTTCTACCATAGGGCTCATCATGAATGAGCTTATCATCAACGGCCTTAAACATGGGGACCCTAACAGCTCTATTGAAGTATCCCTGGCCACTGAAAAGGGAACTATGCTTCTCTCGGTGACTAATAAAAAAGCAAAAGTAGAGGGAAGAGAAGAAAAAAGAGAAAGTATCGGCTTTGGCCGTTACTTGCTGCAACAGATGGTAGATCAGTTGAAAGGAAATTTCTCTGTCATAGAAAAACAAGAAACAACGTCAGCGGTAGTCCAGATTCCCTTAGAAGGGGTTAGGTATGGCAAAAGAAACAAAGCTTCGTCTCATTAA
- a CDS encoding polymer-forming cytoskeletal protein, producing the protein MTDVQNDRLDDEDFDTILSRDIEFAGTIEFDKPFLIRGTVSGEIIAHDLLVIDTEARAEASITGKRVLVLGFVRGNVRASEKVELYASGTILGDVEAPEVYMETGCTFNGKCTMTKKG; encoded by the coding sequence ATGACCGATGTCCAGAATGATCGATTAGATGATGAGGACTTTGATACGATTCTTTCAAGAGACATAGAGTTTGCAGGGACCATTGAATTTGATAAGCCCTTTCTTATCAGAGGTACCGTTTCGGGTGAAATTATTGCCCACGATCTTCTGGTTATTGATACGGAGGCCCGGGCAGAGGCCTCTATTACGGGGAAACGGGTGCTTGTTTTGGGGTTTGTGCGGGGAAATGTCCGGGCCTCCGAAAAGGTAGAGCTCTATGCCTCGGGAACGATTCTAGGCGACGTGGAAGCCCCAGAGGTGTATATGGAAACAGGCTGTACCTTTAATGGCAAGTGTACCATGACGAAAAAAGGATAA